The Bacteroidota bacterium genome includes the window TGGCAAGATGGACAAGATAAAATATTTGATCTTATTGAAAAAGGACTTATGAACAACAAGGAAATTATTGAATATTTTAGGTCAGATAATAATCTAACAGATAGTGAAATTTTAAAAGCATTTAATGCCATTTTAATAGGTGTCAATAAAAAGAGTTATAAGAATCTATTGAAACTTAAAAAAAATTATTCGCTATTTTTGTTAAGTAATACAAATGAAATTCACTTTGATAAATTCTCAAAAGAAATTATAGAGGATAAAAATACTAAAGAATTTTACAATTGCTTTACAAAAGAATATTATTCCTACAAGTTAAAAATGAG containing:
- a CDS encoding HAD-IA family hydrolase; the encoded protein is MTEIENIIFDFGGVLYDIDVQLSIDAFKKIGIVNKPWQDGQDKIFDLIEKGLMNNKEIIEYFRSDNNLTDSEILKAFNAILIGVNKKSYKNLLKLKKNYSLFLLSNTNEIHFDKFSKEIIEDKNTKEFYNCFTKEYYSYKLKMRKPDKEIFQYLINDSKIEAKKSLFIDDTFSNLENAKKLGLKTFWMNNNNSWNSLIEEFGLKI